A window of the Lysinibacillus irui genome harbors these coding sequences:
- the pth gene encoding aminoacyl-tRNA hydrolase: MKIIVGLGNPGKPYEHTRHNIGFDVIDAIAEKWGTPLTNSKFNGMYTTVHRPEGKVLLVKPLTYMNLSGECIGPLMDYFDIDVEDLIVIYDDLDLETGKLRLRQKGSAGGHNGIKSLIQHLGTQEFNRIRVGINRPPAGMKVADYVLAKFSKDDQVLMEEAIEKSVNAVEASLSKPFLDVMNHFNTSK, encoded by the coding sequence ATGAAAATTATTGTTGGTTTAGGAAACCCAGGTAAACCTTATGAGCATACAAGACATAATATTGGCTTTGATGTAATTGATGCGATAGCAGAAAAATGGGGGACGCCTTTAACAAATTCAAAATTTAATGGAATGTACACAACTGTACATCGACCTGAAGGAAAGGTTCTACTTGTTAAACCTTTAACATATATGAATTTATCAGGGGAATGTATTGGTCCCCTTATGGATTATTTTGATATTGATGTAGAGGATTTAATTGTAATTTATGATGACTTAGATTTAGAAACAGGAAAATTGCGTCTGCGACAAAAAGGTAGTGCAGGCGGCCATAACGGCATTAAATCTTTAATTCAACATTTAGGTACCCAGGAATTTAATCGTATTCGAGTAGGAATTAATCGTCCACCTGCGGGCATGAAAGTTGCAGACTATGTCTTAGCGAAATTTTCAAAGGACGATCAGGTTCTTATGGAAGAAGCCATCGAAAAATCTGTAAATGCAGTCGAAGCATCTCTTTCAAAGCCGTTTCTTGATGTGATGAATCACTTTAACACTAGCAAATAA
- a CDS encoding RidA family protein: MKVVATTNAPAAIGPYSQGIIVNGMFYSSGQIPLTASGELVEGDITAQTNQVFANLKAVLAEAGSSLENVVKTTVFMKDMNDFVAMNEVYASHFGDHKPARSAVEVARLPKDVKVEIEVIAMVK; this comes from the coding sequence ATGAAAGTAGTAGCAACAACAAATGCACCAGCAGCAATTGGACCATACTCACAAGGAATTATTGTTAACGGAATGTTTTATAGCTCAGGGCAAATTCCATTAACAGCATCAGGGGAATTGGTAGAGGGCGATATAACAGCTCAAACAAATCAAGTTTTCGCTAATTTAAAAGCAGTTTTAGCAGAAGCAGGATCTTCTTTAGAAAATGTTGTAAAGACAACTGTTTTTATGAAGGATATGAATGACTTTGTAGCTATGAATGAGGTTTATGCAAGTCATTTTGGTGATCATAAACCAGCTCGTTCAGCGGTAGAGGTAGCTCGACTTCCGAAAGATGTAAAAGTAGAAATAGAAGTAATTGCTATGGTTAAATAA
- the rsmA gene encoding 16S rRNA (adenine(1518)-N(6)/adenine(1519)-N(6))-dimethyltransferase RsmA: MHKDIATPIRTQEILKKYGFSFKKSLGQNFLIDPNILRNIVSHADLTENSGAIEVGPGIGALTEHLARSAKKVVSFEIDQRLLPVLEDTLSPYNNVSIIHSDILKADVAKVIADEMPGIEDIMVVANLPYYVTTPILMKLLNDRLPIRGFVVMMQKEVADRITAKPGTKEYGSLSIAIQYYVKADIAMTVPKTVFMPQPNVDSAVLRLIKHDEPPVKVIDEDFLFVVTRASFVQRRKTIYNNLQSGLPNGKAHKDSILEALEAANIEPTRRGETLSIQEFGKLADALYPVFAK; the protein is encoded by the coding sequence ATGCATAAGGATATTGCAACACCTATTCGTACTCAAGAAATTTTAAAAAAGTATGGATTTTCATTTAAAAAAAGTTTAGGTCAAAATTTTTTAATTGACCCTAACATTTTAAGAAATATAGTGAGTCATGCAGATTTAACAGAAAACAGTGGTGCAATTGAAGTTGGTCCTGGTATTGGAGCATTAACAGAGCATCTGGCAAGAAGTGCAAAAAAGGTTGTTTCCTTTGAAATTGACCAACGCTTATTACCGGTACTAGAAGATACACTTAGTCCATATAATAATGTGTCTATTATTCATTCTGACATACTTAAGGCTGATGTCGCGAAGGTTATTGCAGATGAAATGCCAGGAATTGAAGATATTATGGTCGTTGCCAATCTACCGTATTATGTCACTACACCAATCTTAATGAAATTGCTCAATGATCGACTGCCAATTCGCGGTTTTGTTGTTATGATGCAAAAAGAGGTAGCTGATCGTATAACGGCTAAGCCAGGAACGAAGGAATATGGTTCATTATCTATTGCGATTCAGTATTATGTGAAGGCCGATATTGCTATGACTGTGCCAAAAACAGTTTTCATGCCACAACCAAATGTAGATTCAGCAGTACTTCGTCTTATCAAGCATGATGAACCACCTGTAAAAGTAATAGATGAGGACTTTTTATTTGTCGTGACTCGTGCTTCATTCGTACAGCGAAGGAAAACAATTTATAATAACCTACAATCAGGGTTGCCAAACGGTAAGGCACATAAGGATTCGATCTTAGAGGCATTAGAGGCAGCTAATATTGAACCAACTCGTCGTGGAGAAACACTTTCTATTCAAGAGTTTGGAAAATTAGCAGATGCACTGTATCCTGTGTTTGCAAAGTAA
- the spoVG gene encoding septation regulator SpoVG: protein MEVTDVRLRRVQTDGRMRAIASITLDNEFVVHDIRVIDGNTGLFVAMPSKRTPDGEFRDIAHPINSDTRNKIQEIILNEYHNSSEIEETTKEEELEGIGV, encoded by the coding sequence ATGGAAGTTACTGATGTGAGATTACGTCGGGTACAGACGGATGGTCGCATGCGTGCGATTGCTTCCATTACACTTGACAATGAATTCGTTGTTCACGATATTCGTGTAATTGATGGAAATACTGGTTTATTCGTCGCAATGCCAAGTAAAAGGACGCCGGACGGGGAGTTTAGAGATATTGCACACCCAATTAATTCGGATACTCGCAATAAAATTCAGGAGATCATTTTAAACGAGTATCATAACTCTAGTGAAATAGAGGAAACGACTAAAGAAGAAGAATTAGAAGGAATTGGTGTCTAA
- the ispE gene encoding 4-(cytidine 5'-diphospho)-2-C-methyl-D-erythritol kinase, translating into MLYVKAPAKINLTLDVLYKRPDNFHEVEMVMTTVDLADRISLESREDGEIQIISTDNFVPNDHRNFAYQAARLIKDTYGIRQGVSITIEKEIPIAAGLAGGSSDAAATLKGLNELWDLGLSIDELAELGAKIGSDVSFCVYGGTALATGRGEKIKELPAPPNCWVVLAKPKIGVSTAEVYGGLKVEGLEHPNTKQMIQAIETKDYELLCSSLGNVLETVTFKLHPEVVMLKEQMKRFGADATLMSGSGPTVFGLVDSEARVSRIYNGLRGFCEEVYAVRILGERNTLA; encoded by the coding sequence ATGCTTTATGTAAAGGCGCCTGCAAAAATCAATTTAACATTAGATGTGCTTTATAAAAGACCAGATAATTTTCACGAAGTAGAGATGGTCATGACAACAGTCGATTTAGCTGATCGTATTAGTCTTGAATCTCGAGAAGATGGAGAAATCCAAATAATCTCTACTGATAATTTTGTACCAAATGATCATCGTAATTTTGCTTATCAGGCAGCGCGTCTCATTAAAGATACATACGGCATTAGACAAGGTGTATCCATTACAATTGAAAAGGAAATTCCCATTGCAGCAGGGCTAGCGGGCGGTAGTAGTGATGCAGCCGCTACTTTAAAGGGTCTCAATGAGCTGTGGGATTTAGGTTTATCGATAGATGAATTAGCAGAATTGGGAGCTAAAATTGGCTCTGATGTTTCATTTTGTGTCTATGGTGGCACAGCATTAGCTACAGGCCGTGGGGAAAAAATAAAGGAATTACCAGCCCCACCAAACTGTTGGGTGGTCTTAGCAAAGCCTAAAATTGGTGTATCTACAGCTGAGGTATATGGAGGATTGAAGGTTGAAGGCTTAGAACACCCAAATACTAAGCAGATGATACAGGCTATTGAAACAAAAGATTATGAGCTATTATGCTCTTCATTAGGGAATGTTCTGGAAACTGTAACATTTAAGTTACATCCAGAAGTTGTGATGTTAAAGGAACAAATGAAGCGTTTTGGTGCAGATGCCACATTGATGAGTGGAAGCGGTCCGACTGTGTTTGGTCTGGTGGATAGTGAAGCTCGAGTAAGCCGCATCTATAATGGTTTACGTGGTTTTTGTGAGGAAGTTTATGCAGTTCGAATTTTAGGTGAGCGAAATACACTTGCTTAG
- the rnmV gene encoding ribonuclease M5 yields the protein MQIKEIIVVEGKDDTTAIKRAVHADTIETNGSAISEETLKRIQHAQEKRGVIVFTDPDYPGRRIRAIIEEHVQGVKHAFLPKAKTIAKNGKGLGIEHAADEDIREALQHVYTPQHDVPSEDDITLEDLMTARLIGHPQSKQRRDRLGEILNIGATNGKQLHKRLKMFQITEKQFGAAVAQLDQEENNA from the coding sequence TTGCAAATAAAAGAAATCATAGTTGTTGAAGGAAAAGATGATACGACTGCTATTAAGCGTGCCGTACATGCAGATACTATAGAAACAAATGGGTCTGCTATCTCAGAGGAAACATTGAAGCGAATTCAGCATGCCCAAGAAAAACGTGGTGTTATAGTATTTACGGATCCTGACTATCCAGGACGTCGAATACGTGCCATTATTGAAGAGCATGTTCAAGGTGTGAAACATGCCTTTTTACCAAAAGCCAAAACGATTGCCAAGAACGGTAAAGGGTTAGGGATTGAACATGCTGCTGACGAAGATATAAGAGAAGCTCTACAACATGTTTATACCCCTCAGCATGATGTGCCAAGTGAAGATGATATTACACTAGAAGATTTAATGACAGCACGATTGATTGGGCACCCTCAATCTAAGCAGCGTCGTGATCGTCTAGGAGAAATCTTAAATATTGGAGCAACAAACGGTAAACAGCTTCATAAAAGGTTAAAAATGTTTCAGATTACAGAAAAGCAATTTGGTGCGGCGGTCGCACAGCTAGATCAGGAGGAAAATAATGCATAA
- the glmU gene encoding bifunctional UDP-N-acetylglucosamine diphosphorylase/glucosamine-1-phosphate N-acetyltransferase GlmU — protein MSNVFAVILAAGQGTRMKSKLYKVLHPVCGKPMVQHVVDHIQTLDVNRIVTVVGHGAEKVQLQLGDKSEYVLQAEQLGTAHAVQQAEEILGNEEGTTLVVCGDTPLIRPETMQALFEHHQAKNAKATILTAIAENPTGYGRILRGENGQVEQIVEQKDASAEQQLVKEINTGTYCFDNKLLFETLKLVKNDNAQGEFYLPDVIEILQKQGDIVEAYVTDDFEETLGVNDRVALSQAETLMRARINEKHMRNGVTIIHPETTYISADAVIGRDTIIQPGSMIEGATVIGEDCIIGPNTQIADSRIGDRTTVHSSVVRESAIAEDTAIGPYAHIRPLSEIGSHVKIGNFVEVKKSKLDNDTKVSHLSYIGDAEIGSNVNIGCGSITVNYDGKNKFKTIIEDDVFVGCNTNLVAPVKVGKGSFIAAGSTITKEVPEDALAIARARQENKPNYVSKLNSK, from the coding sequence ATGAGCAATGTTTTTGCTGTCATTTTGGCTGCAGGTCAAGGTACACGTATGAAGTCCAAATTATATAAAGTGCTCCATCCAGTATGTGGGAAACCAATGGTACAACATGTGGTGGATCATATTCAAACGTTAGATGTAAATCGCATTGTAACGGTTGTAGGACATGGTGCAGAAAAAGTGCAATTACAGCTAGGAGATAAAAGTGAGTATGTTCTGCAGGCAGAACAGTTAGGGACAGCACATGCTGTTCAACAGGCTGAAGAAATTTTAGGTAATGAAGAAGGTACAACTTTAGTTGTCTGTGGAGACACACCCCTTATTCGACCTGAAACAATGCAGGCTTTATTCGAACATCACCAAGCTAAAAATGCTAAAGCAACAATTTTAACAGCGATTGCTGAAAATCCAACTGGCTATGGTCGTATTTTACGTGGCGAGAACGGACAGGTGGAACAAATTGTTGAGCAAAAGGACGCATCGGCAGAACAGCAATTAGTAAAAGAAATAAACACTGGCACATACTGCTTTGATAACAAACTGTTATTTGAAACATTAAAGCTTGTGAAAAATGATAATGCACAGGGCGAATTTTATTTACCTGATGTCATTGAAATTTTACAAAAACAAGGCGATATTGTAGAAGCATATGTGACGGATGATTTTGAAGAAACGTTAGGTGTCAATGATCGTGTAGCTTTGTCACAGGCAGAGACATTAATGCGTGCAAGAATTAATGAAAAACATATGCGTAATGGTGTGACGATTATCCACCCAGAAACAACTTATATTAGCGCAGATGCAGTAATTGGTCGTGATACAATCATTCAACCAGGTTCAATGATTGAGGGTGCTACTGTTATTGGTGAGGATTGCATTATTGGACCAAACACTCAAATTGCAGATAGTCGTATCGGTGATCGTACAACTGTACATTCCTCTGTAGTACGTGAAAGCGCTATTGCAGAAGATACAGCAATTGGACCATATGCTCATATTCGACCGCTTTCAGAGATCGGTAGTCATGTGAAAATTGGTAACTTTGTAGAAGTGAAGAAAAGCAAGCTAGATAATGACACGAAAGTATCGCATTTAAGTTATATTGGTGATGCTGAAATCGGTAGTAACGTCAATATTGGCTGTGGTTCCATTACAGTAAACTATGATGGAAAAAATAAGTTCAAAACGATTATTGAAGATGATGTATTTGTAGGATGTAATACTAACTTAGTAGCACCAGTGAAAGTTGGAAAAGGTTCATTTATTGCAGCAGGTTCTACAATTACAAAAGAAGTTCCTGAAGATGCACTTGCAATTGCGCGTGCAAGACAAGAAAACAAACCTAATTATGTAAGCAAATTAAATTCAAAATAA
- a CDS encoding small, acid-soluble spore protein, alpha/beta type yields MPRKGIMSPRLKEEIAKELGFYDVVQKEGWGGIKARDAGNMVKRAIEMAERASSEQERK; encoded by the coding sequence ATGCCTAGAAAAGGTATCATGTCACCTCGATTAAAAGAAGAGATCGCAAAAGAACTTGGATTTTATGATGTTGTGCAAAAGGAAGGCTGGGGCGGCATAAAAGCTCGAGATGCTGGTAATATGGTTAAACGTGCCATTGAAATGGCTGAACGGGCAAGTAGTGAGCAAGAGCGTAAGTAG
- a CDS encoding anti-sigma-F factor Fin: protein MSVRYRCRHCEVEIGTLPFDADDTIRKLHIFELGEADDYVEKDQHGQTTVHCICEQCEDSLRQYPDYHALNKWIQ, encoded by the coding sequence ATGTCAGTTCGCTACCGATGTCGGCATTGTGAAGTAGAAATAGGGACACTACCATTTGATGCAGATGATACAATTCGAAAACTGCATATTTTCGAATTGGGAGAAGCAGATGATTATGTTGAGAAAGATCAACATGGACAAACGACTGTGCACTGCATTTGTGAGCAATGTGAGGATTCGCTGAGACAATATCCAGATTATCACGCACTCAATAAATGGATTCAATAA
- a CDS encoding 50S ribosomal protein L25/general stress protein Ctc codes for MSTVLSVKKRETGHRSTLTQLRKGGAIPAVIYGYKLDSTPISISAKEFVKSIQRNGQNSVFSLELEGQKVNAVVSEIQQCSLKDEVNHVDFLAINMAEELEADVPIKLMGQSVGVSEGGILMQPNLELKVKVKPAELPESIDVDISTLKIGESLTVKDIRDHIPVEVIDEDDYILVTIIAPASVEEETIDGVEEQE; via the coding sequence ATGAGTACAGTATTAAGTGTTAAAAAGCGCGAAACTGGGCATCGTTCGACATTAACCCAACTTAGAAAAGGGGGAGCCATTCCTGCGGTTATTTACGGCTATAAATTAGATTCAACCCCAATTTCTATTTCTGCAAAAGAATTTGTTAAGTCCATTCAGAGAAATGGACAAAATAGTGTGTTTTCACTTGAGTTAGAGGGGCAAAAAGTGAATGCTGTTGTGTCAGAAATACAGCAATGTTCATTAAAGGATGAAGTAAATCATGTCGACTTTTTAGCCATTAATATGGCTGAGGAGTTAGAAGCTGATGTTCCGATTAAACTAATGGGTCAGTCAGTCGGTGTGAGTGAGGGCGGTATTTTAATGCAGCCTAACTTAGAATTGAAAGTGAAGGTAAAACCAGCAGAGTTACCTGAATCGATTGATGTTGATATTTCAACATTGAAAATTGGAGAATCCTTAACTGTAAAAGATATTCGAGATCATATACCTGTTGAAGTTATTGATGAAGATGATTATATATTAGTAACGATTATAGCGCCTGCTTCAGTAGAAGAAGAGACTATAGACGGTGTGGAAGAGCAAGAATAA
- the veg gene encoding biofilm formation stimulator Veg, giving the protein MPKTLADIKKSLDCHLGKRLQLKANGGRKKTVECAGILRETYRAIFVVELDQEDNTCKRVSYSYTDILTEAVEITFLDEAKAAVAK; this is encoded by the coding sequence ATGCCAAAAACTTTAGCGGACATTAAAAAGTCGTTGGATTGTCATTTGGGTAAACGTTTGCAATTAAAAGCAAACGGTGGTCGCAAGAAAACGGTTGAGTGTGCAGGGATATTACGTGAAACATATCGCGCTATCTTTGTAGTAGAGCTCGATCAAGAAGACAATACGTGCAAGCGCGTATCGTATAGTTACACAGATATTTTAACTGAAGCAGTAGAGATTACATTTTTAGACGAAGCAAAGGCTGCTGTCGCAAAATAG
- a CDS encoding ribose-phosphate diphosphokinase has protein sequence MPYHYANSQLKIFSLNSNNPLAQEIAQEMGVELGKSSVKHFSDGEIQISIEESIRGCDVFIVQSTSAPVNEHLMELLIMVDAVKRASARTVNVVMPYYGYARQDRKAKAREPITAKLVANLLETAGATRVIVLDLHAPQIQGFFDILIDHLMAVPLLSDYFKSKGIPAEEIVVVSPDHGGVTRARKMAERLKAPIAIIDKRRPKPNVAEVMNIVGNVDGKVAILIDDIIDTAGTITIGADALRAAGAKEVYACCSHPVLSGPAIERIENSAIKELVVTNTIQLADEKKSPKITELSVAKLMADAISRVYENKSVSTLFD, from the coding sequence ATGCCGTATCATTATGCAAACTCACAATTAAAAATATTTTCTCTTAATTCTAATAATCCATTAGCTCAAGAAATTGCGCAGGAAATGGGTGTTGAATTAGGAAAATCTTCTGTTAAGCACTTCAGTGATGGAGAGATTCAAATTAGCATTGAAGAAAGTATTCGTGGTTGTGATGTGTTTATCGTGCAGTCTACTTCTGCACCTGTAAACGAACATTTAATGGAGCTTTTAATTATGGTGGATGCAGTTAAACGCGCATCTGCTCGTACAGTAAACGTTGTAATGCCTTATTATGGCTATGCACGCCAAGACCGAAAAGCAAAAGCGCGCGAGCCAATTACAGCTAAATTAGTGGCGAACCTTCTAGAGACTGCTGGTGCAACACGTGTAATCGTACTAGATTTACACGCACCTCAAATTCAAGGTTTCTTTGATATCTTAATCGACCACTTAATGGCAGTACCTTTATTATCAGATTACTTCAAATCTAAAGGTATTCCAGCAGAAGAAATCGTTGTTGTTTCACCTGACCATGGTGGGGTAACACGTGCTCGCAAAATGGCTGAACGTTTAAAAGCACCGATTGCAATTATTGACAAGCGACGTCCAAAACCAAATGTTGCGGAAGTTATGAACATTGTTGGTAATGTAGATGGTAAAGTGGCAATCTTGATTGATGATATTATTGACACAGCAGGTACGATTACAATTGGTGCTGACGCATTACGTGCTGCTGGTGCAAAGGAAGTTTATGCATGCTGTTCTCACCCTGTATTATCTGGTCCAGCAATCGAACGTATTGAAAACTCTGCTATTAAAGAGTTAGTTGTGACAAATACAATTCAGCTTGCAGACGAGAAAAAGTCTCCGAAAATTACTGAGCTTTCTGTAGCAAAATTGATGGCTGATGCGATTTCTCGCGTTTATGAAAACAAATCTGTAAGTACACTATTTGATTAA
- a CDS encoding G5 and 3D domain-containing protein has translation MSNNSMKNLFLGSLRSKQTVIRIISLVLFVSVISFVLYQGTKKAVTLEANGETIEVSTHAKTVEQLLQDQNIDVAEHDKISPSLNTKIVNGLAIQWEQAKEVTISVDGNQSKVWTTETLVKDILKEANIKVSEHDTLAQGLDTELGAENKIDIQKAFQVALVDGVNKRQVWSTSTTVANFLKQQGIQLNEFDRVENNLEDVITPASKITVVRVEKVIDVVEDSLDFAVEKKQDASLQKGKQKVVATGENGSVSRTYEIVKENGKVVAKNLQSEKVLKEPKKKVVAVGTKTVVASAQTVSRGSAEPASGKEFYVTATAYTPYCDGCSGTSATGINLRSNSGLKVIAVDPSVIKLGSKVWVEGYGTAIAGDTGGAIKGNKIDILVQTDAQARNWGRKKVRIKVLN, from the coding sequence ATGTCAAATAATTCCATGAAAAACTTGTTCTTAGGATCATTGAGGAGTAAGCAAACAGTGATAAGAATTATTTCACTTGTCCTGTTTGTATCTGTAATCTCTTTCGTACTCTACCAAGGTACGAAAAAAGCCGTAACGCTTGAAGCAAACGGAGAAACAATCGAAGTATCAACACATGCCAAAACTGTAGAACAATTATTACAAGATCAAAATATAGATGTAGCAGAGCATGACAAAATATCACCCTCTCTGAACACCAAAATTGTTAATGGATTAGCAATTCAATGGGAACAGGCAAAAGAAGTAACTATTTCAGTTGATGGAAATCAGTCAAAAGTTTGGACAACTGAAACACTTGTGAAAGACATTTTGAAGGAAGCAAATATTAAAGTATCTGAACATGACACTTTAGCACAGGGTCTAGATACTGAACTAGGTGCAGAAAACAAAATCGATATTCAAAAAGCGTTTCAAGTAGCGCTTGTCGATGGCGTAAATAAAAGACAAGTATGGTCCACTTCGACTACGGTCGCTAACTTTTTAAAACAACAAGGAATTCAGTTAAATGAATTCGATCGTGTCGAAAATAACCTGGAGGACGTTATTACTCCGGCGAGTAAAATCACAGTAGTTCGCGTAGAAAAGGTTATCGATGTAGTGGAAGACTCTTTAGATTTCGCAGTTGAAAAGAAGCAGGATGCTTCATTGCAAAAGGGTAAACAAAAGGTAGTGGCAACAGGCGAGAATGGCTCAGTTTCTCGTACGTATGAGATTGTCAAAGAAAATGGTAAGGTTGTAGCGAAAAATTTACAATCTGAAAAAGTTTTAAAAGAGCCGAAAAAGAAAGTCGTTGCAGTTGGCACTAAAACAGTTGTTGCAAGTGCACAAACTGTATCACGTGGTTCAGCAGAGCCAGCTAGCGGCAAAGAATTTTATGTAACGGCAACAGCTTATACACCATATTGTGACGGTTGTTCAGGTACATCAGCAACTGGTATAAACTTACGTTCAAATTCTGGATTAAAGGTAATTGCAGTTGACCCATCTGTTATTAAATTAGGCTCAAAAGTATGGGTTGAAGGCTACGGTACAGCTATTGCTGGGGATACTGGTGGCGCAATTAAGGGTAATAAGATCGATATACTTGTACAAACAGATGCCCAAGCACGTAACTGGGGACGTAAGAAAGTGCGTATTAAAGTATTAAATTAA
- the purR gene encoding pur operon repressor: MKWKRSERLVDMTYYLLEHPHQLIPLTYFSELYQSAKSSISEDLTIVKETFEEKGIGLLMTVPGAAGGVKYIPKMSETEVRLVIQDLKAELEHSDRLLPGGYLFMTDLLGNPDLINRVGKVFASAFADQQIDVIMTVATKGISIAHAIARHLNVPVVVVRRDSKVTEGSTVSINYVSGSSRRIQTMVLSKRSMKSGQRVLITDDFMKVGGTMNGMKNLLEEFDCQLAGIAVLVEAEHADETLVDDYYSLVKLHEVNEKDRTIALSEGNYFSRRGHDK; the protein is encoded by the coding sequence ATGAAATGGAAACGTAGTGAACGACTAGTTGATATGACGTACTATTTACTAGAACATCCACATCAGCTGATCCCGCTAACTTATTTTTCAGAATTATATCAATCTGCGAAGTCATCCATTAGTGAGGATTTAACGATTGTAAAAGAAACTTTCGAAGAAAAAGGAATCGGGTTATTGATGACAGTGCCGGGCGCCGCAGGAGGAGTAAAATATATTCCGAAAATGTCCGAGACTGAAGTACGTTTAGTAATTCAGGATTTAAAGGCAGAGCTTGAACATTCAGATCGATTATTACCAGGTGGGTACCTATTCATGACAGATTTGCTAGGGAACCCAGATTTAATTAATCGAGTAGGGAAGGTATTTGCCTCTGCTTTTGCTGATCAACAAATTGATGTCATAATGACTGTAGCAACAAAGGGTATTTCTATTGCTCACGCGATTGCAAGACATTTAAATGTACCAGTGGTTGTTGTGAGAAGAGATAGTAAAGTAACCGAGGGCTCTACAGTAAGTATTAACTATGTATCTGGTTCTTCCAGAAGAATTCAGACAATGGTATTATCAAAAAGAAGCATGAAAAGTGGACAACGTGTTTTAATTACTGACGACTTTATGAAGGTCGGTGGTACGATGAACGGTATGAAAAATCTATTAGAGGAGTTTGATTGTCAGTTAGCAGGTATAGCGGTGCTTGTAGAGGCTGAACATGCGGACGAAACTTTAGTAGATGATTATTATTCACTTGTAAAGCTTCATGAAGTTAATGAAAAAGATCGAACAATTGCATTAAGTGAAGGTAACTATTTTTCTAGAAGGGGACATGACAAATGA